In Flavobacterium sp. N3904, one DNA window encodes the following:
- a CDS encoding GPW/gp25 family protein, with the protein MDSIENKKENVFLGSGWSFPVTFSVGNLQLSLSANETNINESIAIILNTRKGERTLEANFGSGLQQFMFRKIDNSLKGEIIETIQFSLLRYEPRILVKEVRVATTDTINGLLEILIIYIYKQTNTRHNYVFPFHLKEGTNLAKK; encoded by the coding sequence GTGGATAGTATAGAAAACAAAAAAGAGAACGTATTTTTAGGTTCAGGATGGTCATTTCCAGTAACCTTTTCTGTGGGTAATCTTCAACTGAGTTTATCTGCAAATGAGACAAACATAAACGAATCGATTGCTATCATTTTGAATACCCGTAAAGGGGAACGCACATTGGAAGCCAACTTTGGCTCTGGTTTGCAACAATTTATGTTTAGAAAAATTGACAACAGCCTAAAGGGCGAAATTATAGAAACCATTCAGTTTTCGCTCTTGCGCTACGAACCTAGAATACTGGTCAAAGAAGTTCGGGTTGCCACAACAGATACAATAAATGGACTATTGGAAATATTGATAATTTACATCTATAAACAAACAAACACCCGACACAATTATGTGTTCCCTTTTCATTTGAAAGAAGGAACCAACTTAGCCAAAAAATAA
- a CDS encoding DUF5908 family protein, with translation MPIEIRELIIKTEIVSLNTKYSSGIKEKELSILKKQVLEECKRLISEKNQENSYKR, from the coding sequence ATCGAAATAAGAGAACTCATCATCAAAACAGAGATTGTAAGTTTAAATACGAAATACTCTTCTGGAATAAAGGAAAAAGAACTGTCAATTCTAAAAAAACAAGTGCTGGAAGAATGCAAAAGATTAATTTCTGAAAAAAATCAAGAGAATAGTTATAAAAGGTAA
- a CDS encoding PAAR domain-containing protein, translated as MPPAARLTDFHECPMVTPGLPPIPHVGGPIIGPGEPTVLIVGLPAARVGDMLVCVGPPDSIIKGSATVMIGGVPAARIGDQTAHGGSILLGAFNVIIGG; from the coding sequence ATGCCACCAGCAGCAAGACTTACAGATTTTCACGAATGCCCGATGGTAACCCCCGGATTGCCTCCCATTCCACATGTAGGCGGACCAATAATAGGCCCAGGAGAACCAACTGTGTTAATTGTGGGATTACCCGCAGCCAGAGTCGGCGATATGCTCGTATGTGTAGGACCACCCGATTCTATAATAAAAGGATCGGCAACGGTAATGATAGGTGGAGTTCCCGCCGCAAGAATTGGCGATCAAACCGCTCATGGAGGATCAATCCTCTTAGGAGCATTTAATGTTATAATTGGTGGATAG
- the vgrG gene encoding type VI secretion system tip protein VgrG, producing MSTSSEISSGGIVTFSIKVNGETIPDELSVFSIHIEKKVNRIAIAKIVILDGEPNTGKFDASSSSTFLPGTPISIEAGYDSKSEIIFKGVIICQSLRIDGLIGSALEIECRDAAVKMIVGRKSLTFSNKKDSEIISSIIGTYSGLTSDVTATNTTWPEQVQYYVTDWDYILALAEANGLIVTTLNGKITVNSPDSNTASVLKVTYGDNLMEFNAKLNSSTQLGNVTSSTWDYKNQQIVNSQAMPNVAGSGNLSTKKLSEVIGLSAFQLQTSAPLGTTDLNNWSKAQVVKSEYSKIIGEAKFQGTNLIDPGKYMTFDGLGDRFNGDYLISGVVHDMSQGNWISEVILGLSPLWFTEEPDVMSPPASGLIPGARGLFNGTVKKMFDDPDSQYRILVDVPLFDTNGAGIWARLSNFYSTSGAGAFFLPEVGDEVILGFLNEDPRYPVILGSIYSSSKIKPFTGLEPNEKNTIKAIVSKSGISVEFDDENKIWTVATPNKNTIIISDKDKQITIKDENQNSIVMSSSGIDMSSPKSINITAQENVTIKGTQGVVIQSSGGDVAIKGLNIKETADMQYSAQGGQMAQVSGGMELTLKGAMVMIN from the coding sequence ATGAGTACATCAAGCGAAATATCAAGCGGAGGAATTGTAACTTTTTCTATAAAAGTCAATGGAGAAACTATCCCTGACGAATTGAGTGTATTCTCCATTCATATTGAAAAAAAAGTAAACCGAATCGCAATTGCCAAAATAGTAATTCTGGATGGAGAACCAAATACAGGAAAATTTGATGCTAGTTCATCTTCCACTTTTTTGCCCGGTACACCCATCAGTATTGAGGCTGGTTATGATTCCAAAAGTGAAATTATTTTTAAAGGTGTGATTATCTGTCAGTCGCTCCGAATTGACGGTTTAATTGGATCCGCTCTTGAAATTGAATGTCGTGATGCAGCCGTAAAAATGATTGTAGGCCGAAAAAGCCTTACGTTTTCTAATAAAAAAGACAGTGAAATTATTTCCTCAATTATAGGAACCTATTCAGGATTAACATCAGATGTCACTGCCACAAATACAACTTGGCCGGAACAGGTACAATACTATGTGACCGATTGGGATTATATTTTGGCTCTTGCCGAGGCCAATGGACTAATTGTAACAACTTTGAATGGCAAGATTACTGTCAATAGTCCAGACAGTAATACAGCATCTGTTTTGAAAGTCACTTATGGCGACAATCTGATGGAGTTTAATGCCAAATTAAATTCCAGTACACAACTGGGTAACGTAACCTCATCAACTTGGGATTATAAAAATCAACAAATAGTAAATAGCCAGGCAATGCCAAATGTTGCTGGATCTGGAAACCTTTCGACAAAAAAACTGTCAGAAGTCATTGGTCTTTCAGCATTTCAATTGCAAACTTCGGCACCATTGGGAACAACGGATTTAAATAATTGGTCAAAAGCCCAAGTAGTAAAAAGTGAATATTCAAAAATAATAGGGGAGGCCAAATTTCAAGGAACAAATTTGATTGATCCCGGAAAATATATGACTTTTGATGGTCTTGGAGATCGTTTTAATGGGGATTATTTAATTTCGGGTGTTGTTCATGATATGTCACAAGGTAATTGGATATCCGAAGTAATTCTTGGACTTTCACCGTTATGGTTTACAGAAGAACCAGATGTGATGTCGCCCCCAGCCTCTGGACTTATTCCTGGAGCAAGAGGACTCTTTAACGGAACTGTTAAAAAAATGTTTGACGACCCCGATTCTCAATATCGAATATTAGTGGATGTTCCATTATTTGATACCAATGGAGCAGGCATTTGGGCCAGGCTTTCCAATTTCTATTCCACTAGTGGCGCTGGAGCCTTCTTTCTTCCCGAAGTTGGAGATGAGGTTATCCTTGGTTTTCTAAATGAAGATCCCCGCTATCCCGTGATTTTGGGAAGCATATACAGCAGCTCCAAAATAAAACCTTTTACAGGATTGGAACCCAATGAAAAAAACACAATAAAAGCGATTGTTTCCAAATCTGGAATTTCGGTTGAATTTGATGATGAAAATAAAATTTGGACCGTTGCCACACCCAATAAAAACACCATCATCATTAGCGATAAAGACAAGCAAATCACCATTAAGGACGAAAACCAAAACAGCATTGTGATGTCCAGTAGCGGTATTGACATGTCGAGTCCAAAAAGCATAAACATAACAGCTCAGGAAAATGTCACTATCAAAGGAACACAAGGAGTTGTCATTCAGTCCAGTGGTGGCGATGTCGCCATAAAAGGACTCAATATTAAAGAGACTGCAGATATGCAATATTCCGCGCAAGGCGGACAGATGGCACAAGTATCTGGAGGAATGGAATTAACGCTGAAAGGCGCAATGGTAATGATAAACTAA